One Elaeis guineensis isolate ETL-2024a chromosome 10, EG11, whole genome shotgun sequence genomic window carries:
- the LOC140852144 gene encoding uncharacterized protein codes for MGGVASSVAAKFAFFPPSPPTYEVVTDSETGLVTLSRFPHRENVEVLRLPTRRGMEIVAVYIRYPMASSTLLYSHGNAADIGQMYELFLELSFHLRINLLGYDYSGYGQSSGKPSEQNTYADIEAAYKCLEDNYGAKEEDIILYGQSVGSGPTLDLAARLPHLRAVVLHSPILSGLRVLYSIKRTYWFDIYKNIDKIPLVNCPVLVIHGTSDDVVDCSHSKQLWSLCKEKYEPLWLKGGNHCDLELFPEYIAHLKKFVSTVEKSPSKRNTLKKSTDNFELSRRSTDCFEASRNSTNQREKPRHSTEKLRSKDRMSSNIEKLEKLKLSFNLTEKSRRSLDCLQKSRKKTDQLESTRKSVDRLDRVQAA; via the exons ATGGGAGGGGTGGCGTCGTCGGTGGCGGCGAAGTTTGCATTCTTCCCGCCAAGCCCGCCGACGTACGAGGTGGTGACGGACTCCGAGACCGGGCTGGTGACGCTGAGCCGCTTCCCTCACCGAGAGAACGTGGAGGTGCTCCGCCTGCCCACCCGCCGGGGGATGGAGATCGTCGCCGTCTACATCCGCTATCCCATGGCTTCTTCCACTCTTCTCTACTCCCATGGCAATGCCGCCGATATCGGCCAGATGTACGAGCTCTTCCTCGAGCTCAGCTTCCACCTCCGCATCAATCTCCTTGG GTATGATTATTCTGGATATGGGCAATCCTCTGGAAAG CCAAGTGAGCAAAACACTTATGCTGATATTGAAGCTGCTTATAAGTGCCTTGAAGATAATTATGGCGCAAAGGAGGAAGACATTATCCTTTATGGACAGTCTGTTGGAAGTGGACCAACTTTGGATCTGGCAGCACGTCTACCACACTTACGAGCAGTTGTTTTACATAGTCCTATACTTTCTGGACTAAGAGTCTTGTATTCTATAAAGCGGACATACTGGTTTGATATTTACAAG AATATTGACAAAATTCCATTGGTCAACTGTCCTGTACTAGTAATTCAT GGAACATCTGATGATGTTGTGGACTGCTCTCATAGTAAGCAGCTTTGGAGCCTGTGCAAGGAGAAGTATGAACCACTATGGCTTAAAGGAGGAAACCACTGTGACTTGGAACTCTTTCCTGAGTATATTGCACATCTTAAGAAGTTTGTATCTACAGTTGAGAAATCACCTTCCAAAAGGAATACTCTAAAGAAAAGCACAGATAATTTTGAACTGTCCAGAAGGAGCACTGACTGTTTCGAAGCATCAAGGAACAGCActaatcagagagaaaaaccaaGGCATAGCACAGAGAAGCTGAGAAGCAAAGATCGCATGTCTTCAAACATTGAAAAGTTGGAGAAGTTAAAGTTGTCATTCAACCTTACCGAGAAGTCCAGAAGGAGCTTGGATTGCCTCCAGAAGTCTCGGAAGAAGACTGATCAGCTAGAGAGCACCCGGAAGAGTGTTGACCGGCTGGACAGAGTACAAGCTGCATAA
- the LOC140852028 gene encoding protein terminal ear1 homolog isoform X1, protein MEEMRGNILDPGAAEFYPASQFALAQPQIYYTYPSPPPPPAVPVYPQAAPAEYVSPAWVVGDGAGTRAVVLSMVPRHVGEAAVRLEMEKFGGVRAVEMGSLAADGIVTVHFFDLRSAQTAVTEIREQHVRQQSLLGQQYGVLAGNWAEPGGPGGAGMLVMHPMGWRGLIAGQAVWAQFAARAFDDPNHGSLVVFNLDPSVSSLALREIFQPFGAVKDAKEMASRPHHRVVEFFDTRDAARALSELNGKEILGRRLVLEFFRPGGQTRSSSNYSKRSSGHQNYPLPPRLLRTTRWVQGSGGGGPQPSSSSAPGGGSGEGVVLLKRTSTAGSSSSTGRNSNGGNGGSGSGRRNKGGGGSIGHQSSSSSSSKQQSSSRKGWKSHHGKNGGGEARFLFKEAGEAEEESASPCRDSRTTVMIRNIPNKYSQKLLLNMLDNHCIHYNEKIGEEGEEDEPYSAYDFVYLPIDFNNKCNVGYGFVNLTSPEAAYRLYKAFHKQPWEVFNSRKICQVTYARLQGLEALKEHFKNSKFACDNDEYMPVIFSPPRDGRQLTDPFPIGGRGPVALTKRVVDRMRRASEHLAASEAAAAVAPPPSDGGGASSTTTSTHAPSDNAEHDDDDEEEEEEEEEDDVGGGGGGGGDEEGGSDETGSRLSEALLSLSYSQV, encoded by the exons atggaggagatgcgggGGAATATTCTAGATCCGGGGGCCGCGGAGTTCTACCCGGCGAGCCAGTTTGCCCTCGCCCAGCCCCAAATTTACTACACCTACCCCTCCCCGCCGCCTCCGCCTGCGGTGCCGGTCTACCCCCAGGCGGCGCCGGCGGAGTACGTGAGCCCGGCGTGGGTGGTGGGGGATGGGGCGGGGACGAGGGCGGTGGTGCTGAGCATGGTGCCGCGGCACGTCGGGGAGGCGGCGGTGCGGTTGGAGATGGAGAAGTTCGGCGGGGTGCGGGCGGTGGAGATGGGGTCGCTGGCCGCCGACGGGATCGTGACCGTCCACTTCTTCGATCTGCGGAGCGCGCAGACGGCGGTGACGGAGATCCGGGAGCAGCACGTGCGGCAGCAGAGCCTGCTCGGCCAGCAGTACGGCGTGCTCGCCGGCAATTGGGCGGAGCCCGGTGGCCCCGGCGGCGCCGGGATGCTGGTCATGCACCCGATGGGGTGGCGGGGGCTGATCGCCGGCCAGGCGGTGTGGGCCCAGTTCGCGGCTAGGGCTTTCGATGACCCCAACCATGGTTCCCTCGTTGTCTTCAATTTGGATCCAAGTGTCTCTTCGCTTGCTCTCCGAGAAATCTTCCAGCCTTTCG GAGCCGTGAAGGATGCGAAGGAGATGGCCTCGAGACCCCACCACAgggtggtggagttcttcgacaCACGGGACGCCGCTCGTGCCCTCTCCGAGCTCAACGGCAAGGAAATCCTGGGTAGAAGACTCGTGCTCGAATTCTTCAGACCAGGTGGTCAGACAAGAAG TAGCAGCAATTACTCGAAGAGGAGTTCCGGTCACCAGAACTATCCTCTACCTCCGAGGCTTCTGCGAACGACGAGGTGGGTTCAAGGCAGTGGTGGAGGAGGTCCCCAGCCTTCATCATCGTCCGCGCCAGGAGGAGGGAGTGGGGAGGGAGTGGTGTTGCTGAAGAGGACGAGCACGGCCGGTAGCAGTAGTAGCACTGGGAGAAACAGTAATGGTGGCAACGGTGGCAGCGGGAGTGGGAGGAGGAACAAAGGTGGCGGCGGCAGCATCGGCCACCAATCATCGTCGTCGTCGTCATCAAAGCAGCAGTCGTCGAGCAGGAAAGGGTGGAAGAGTCATCATGGGAAGAACGGCGGCGGGGAGGCGAGATTTCTGTTCAAGGAAGCGGGGGAGGCGGAGGAGGAATCCGCATCCCCTTGTAGAGATTCCAGGACCACCGTGATGATTAGAAACATCCCCAACAAGTACAG TCAGAAGCTGTTGTTGAACATGTTGGACAACCACTGCATTCACTACAACGAGAAGATTGGAGAGGAGGGGGAAGAGGATGAGCCCTACTCGGCCTACGACTTTGTCTATCTCCCCATCGATTTCAA CAACAAGTGCAATGTTGGGTATGGTTTCGTGAATCTCACATCTCCTGAGGCTGCGTACAGACTCTACAAAGCTTTCCACAAGCAGCCCTGGGAGGTCTTCAACTCCCGAAAGATTTGCCAGGTCACCTACGCTCGCTTGCAG GGCTTGGAGGCGCTGAAGGAGCACTTCAAGAACTCCAAGTTCGCGTGCGACAACGACGAGTACATGCCGGTGATCTTCTCCCCTCCCCGCGACGGCAGGCAGCTGACGGACCCTTTCCCCATCGGCGGCCGCGGCCCCGTCGCTCTCACCAAGCGGGTCGTCGACCGGATGCGCCGCGCCAGCGAGCACCTCGCCGCCTCCGAAGCAGCGGCGGCGGTAGCGCCACCGCCGTCGGACGGCGGGGGAGCGTCCTCCACCACCACCTCGACCCACGCGCCATCTGACAACGCCGAGCATGATGATGatgacgaggaggaggaggaggaggaggaggaggacgacgtgggcggcggcggcggcggcggcggcgacgaGGAAGGAGGCAGCGACGAGACCGGGAGTCGCCTCTCCGAGGCACTCCTAAGCCTATCCTATAGCCAAGTCTAG
- the LOC105052978 gene encoding uncharacterized protein, producing MVKVATYFAMAFGAFVFWQSMDKLHVWIALHQDEKKERLEREMEIKRIRDELLAQAKEKDSYA from the exons ATGGTGAAGGTGGCGACGTATTTCGCGATGGCGTTCGGGGCCTTCGTCTTCTGGCAGTCCATGGACAAGCTTCATGTCTGGATCGCCCTCCACCAGGACGAGAAG AAAGAGAGGCTGGAGAGAGAAATGGAGATCAAGCGGATCAGAGATGAACTACTGGCTCAAGCAAAAGAGAAGGATTCATATGCATAA
- the LOC140852071 gene encoding LOW QUALITY PROTEIN: vignain-like (The sequence of the model RefSeq protein was modified relative to this genomic sequence to represent the inferred CDS: inserted 1 base in 1 codon), with the protein MAKALLFGVLVALAFALAHSIPFDEKDLRTEESLWNLYVRWRGYHTVSRDLDEKHKRFNVFQENVKFIHEFNKKDAPYKLALNKFGDMTNQEFRSWYAGSXVQHHRMRRRSPRGAGRFMHENVHALPALVDWRQKGAVTAVKDQGQCGSCWAFSTVVAVEGINQIKTKKLISLSEQELIDCDNEDNNGCNGGLMDYAFEFIAKNGGITTEAAYPYKADDGRCDVSKENSPVVTIDGHENVPANDEEALMKAVANQPVSVAIEASGLDFQFYSEGVFTGSCGTELDHGVAIVGYGTTNEGTKYWIVKNSWGSGWGESGYIRMERGIQDRHGKCGIAMEASYPIKTSPNPSRKSVSKDEL; encoded by the exons ATGGCGAAGGCCTTGTTGTTTGGGGTGCTAGTTGCACTAGCTTTTGCATTGGCTCATAGCATTCCATTCGACGAGAAGGACCTCAGAACTGAAGAGAGCCTATGGAACTTGTACGTGAGGTGGCGAGGCTACCACACCGTGTCCCGGGACCTCGACGAGAAGCACAAGCGATTCAATGTGTTCCAGGAGAACGTCAAGTTCATCCATGAGTTCAACAAGAAGGATGCACCCTACAAGCTTGCTCTCAACAAGTTTGGTGACATGACCAACCAAGAATTCCGAAGCTGGTATGCGGGTT AAGTGCAACACCACAGGATGCGCCGCCGGAGCCCTCGTGGCGCCGGACGTTTCATGCATGAGAACGTTCATGCCCTCCCTGCATTGGTTGATTGGAGGCAGAAGGGTGCAGTCACCGCCGTCAAGGATCAAGGCCAATGCG GGAGCTGCTGGGCATTTTCGACGGTGGTTGCTGTGGAGGGTATAAATCAGATCAAGACGAAGAAGCTGATTTCCTTGTCAGAGCAAGAGCTTATTGATTGTGACAATGAGGACAATAATGGATGCAATGGAGGATTAATGGATTATGCATTTGAATTCATTGCGAAAAATGGTGGTATAACAACAGAGGCTGCGTATCCTTACAAGGCAGACGATGGAAGATGCGATGTTTCCAAG GAGAATTCTCCAGTAGTGACGATCGACGGACACGAAAATGTCCCTGCCAACGATGAGGAAGCTCTTATGAAAGCTGTGGCTAATCAGCCAGTGTCTGTTGCTATTGAAGCAAGTGGTTTGGATTTCCAATTCTATTCCGAG GGTGTTTTCACTGGCAGTTGTGGCACAGAATTAGACCATGGCGTCGCGATCGTGGGGTATGGGACAACAAATGAAGGAACTAAGTACTGGATTGTGAAGAACTCATGGGGATCAGGGTGGGGAGagagtggctacatcagaatgGAGCGTGGCATCCAGGACAGGCATGGGAAATGTGGTATTGCAATGGAGGCTTCATATCCAATCAAGACATCCCCTAATCCTTCCAGGAAGTCAGTCTCCAAGGATGAACTCTAA
- the LOC140852028 gene encoding protein terminal ear1 homolog isoform X2: MEEMRGNILDPGAAEFYPASQFALAQPQIYYTYPSPPPPPAVPVYPQAAPAEYVSPAWVVGDGAGTRAVVLSMVPRHVGEAAVRLEMEKFGGVRAVEMGSLAADGIVTVHFFDLRSAQTAVTEIREQHVRQQSLLGQQYGVLAGNWAEPGGPGGAGMLVMHPMGWRGLIAGQAVWAQFAARAFDDPNHGSLVVFNLDPSVSSLALREIFQPFGAVKDAKEMASRPHHRVVEFFDTRDAARALSELNGKEILGRRLVLEFFRPGGQTRSNYSKRSSGHQNYPLPPRLLRTTRWVQGSGGGGPQPSSSSAPGGGSGEGVVLLKRTSTAGSSSSTGRNSNGGNGGSGSGRRNKGGGGSIGHQSSSSSSSKQQSSSRKGWKSHHGKNGGGEARFLFKEAGEAEEESASPCRDSRTTVMIRNIPNKYSQKLLLNMLDNHCIHYNEKIGEEGEEDEPYSAYDFVYLPIDFNNKCNVGYGFVNLTSPEAAYRLYKAFHKQPWEVFNSRKICQVTYARLQGLEALKEHFKNSKFACDNDEYMPVIFSPPRDGRQLTDPFPIGGRGPVALTKRVVDRMRRASEHLAASEAAAAVAPPPSDGGGASSTTTSTHAPSDNAEHDDDDEEEEEEEEEDDVGGGGGGGGDEEGGSDETGSRLSEALLSLSYSQV; the protein is encoded by the exons atggaggagatgcgggGGAATATTCTAGATCCGGGGGCCGCGGAGTTCTACCCGGCGAGCCAGTTTGCCCTCGCCCAGCCCCAAATTTACTACACCTACCCCTCCCCGCCGCCTCCGCCTGCGGTGCCGGTCTACCCCCAGGCGGCGCCGGCGGAGTACGTGAGCCCGGCGTGGGTGGTGGGGGATGGGGCGGGGACGAGGGCGGTGGTGCTGAGCATGGTGCCGCGGCACGTCGGGGAGGCGGCGGTGCGGTTGGAGATGGAGAAGTTCGGCGGGGTGCGGGCGGTGGAGATGGGGTCGCTGGCCGCCGACGGGATCGTGACCGTCCACTTCTTCGATCTGCGGAGCGCGCAGACGGCGGTGACGGAGATCCGGGAGCAGCACGTGCGGCAGCAGAGCCTGCTCGGCCAGCAGTACGGCGTGCTCGCCGGCAATTGGGCGGAGCCCGGTGGCCCCGGCGGCGCCGGGATGCTGGTCATGCACCCGATGGGGTGGCGGGGGCTGATCGCCGGCCAGGCGGTGTGGGCCCAGTTCGCGGCTAGGGCTTTCGATGACCCCAACCATGGTTCCCTCGTTGTCTTCAATTTGGATCCAAGTGTCTCTTCGCTTGCTCTCCGAGAAATCTTCCAGCCTTTCG GAGCCGTGAAGGATGCGAAGGAGATGGCCTCGAGACCCCACCACAgggtggtggagttcttcgacaCACGGGACGCCGCTCGTGCCCTCTCCGAGCTCAACGGCAAGGAAATCCTGGGTAGAAGACTCGTGCTCGAATTCTTCAGACCAGGTGGTCAGACAAGAAG CAATTACTCGAAGAGGAGTTCCGGTCACCAGAACTATCCTCTACCTCCGAGGCTTCTGCGAACGACGAGGTGGGTTCAAGGCAGTGGTGGAGGAGGTCCCCAGCCTTCATCATCGTCCGCGCCAGGAGGAGGGAGTGGGGAGGGAGTGGTGTTGCTGAAGAGGACGAGCACGGCCGGTAGCAGTAGTAGCACTGGGAGAAACAGTAATGGTGGCAACGGTGGCAGCGGGAGTGGGAGGAGGAACAAAGGTGGCGGCGGCAGCATCGGCCACCAATCATCGTCGTCGTCGTCATCAAAGCAGCAGTCGTCGAGCAGGAAAGGGTGGAAGAGTCATCATGGGAAGAACGGCGGCGGGGAGGCGAGATTTCTGTTCAAGGAAGCGGGGGAGGCGGAGGAGGAATCCGCATCCCCTTGTAGAGATTCCAGGACCACCGTGATGATTAGAAACATCCCCAACAAGTACAG TCAGAAGCTGTTGTTGAACATGTTGGACAACCACTGCATTCACTACAACGAGAAGATTGGAGAGGAGGGGGAAGAGGATGAGCCCTACTCGGCCTACGACTTTGTCTATCTCCCCATCGATTTCAA CAACAAGTGCAATGTTGGGTATGGTTTCGTGAATCTCACATCTCCTGAGGCTGCGTACAGACTCTACAAAGCTTTCCACAAGCAGCCCTGGGAGGTCTTCAACTCCCGAAAGATTTGCCAGGTCACCTACGCTCGCTTGCAG GGCTTGGAGGCGCTGAAGGAGCACTTCAAGAACTCCAAGTTCGCGTGCGACAACGACGAGTACATGCCGGTGATCTTCTCCCCTCCCCGCGACGGCAGGCAGCTGACGGACCCTTTCCCCATCGGCGGCCGCGGCCCCGTCGCTCTCACCAAGCGGGTCGTCGACCGGATGCGCCGCGCCAGCGAGCACCTCGCCGCCTCCGAAGCAGCGGCGGCGGTAGCGCCACCGCCGTCGGACGGCGGGGGAGCGTCCTCCACCACCACCTCGACCCACGCGCCATCTGACAACGCCGAGCATGATGATGatgacgaggaggaggaggaggaggaggaggaggacgacgtgggcggcggcggcggcggcggcggcgacgaGGAAGGAGGCAGCGACGAGACCGGGAGTCGCCTCTCCGAGGCACTCCTAAGCCTATCCTATAGCCAAGTCTAG